The genomic region NNNNNNNNNNNNNNNNNNNNNNNNNNNNNNNNNNNNNNNNNNNNNNNNNNNNNNNNNNNNNNNNNNNNNNNNNNNNNNNNNNNNNNNNNNNNNNNNNNNNNNNNNNNNNNNNNNNNNNNNNNNNNNNNNNNNNNNNNNNNNNNNNNNNNNNNNNNNNNNNNNNNNNNNNNNNNNNNNNNNNNNNNNNNNNNNNNNNNNNNNNNNNNNNNNNNNNNNNNNNNNNNNNNNNNNNNNNNNNNNNNNNNNNNNNNNNNNNNNNNNNNNNNNNNNNNNNNNNNNNNNNNNNNNNNNNNNNNNNNNNNNNNNNNNNNNNNNNNNNNNNNNNNNNNNNNNNNNNNNNNNNNNNNNNNNNNNNNNNNNNNNNNNNNNNNNNNNNNNNNNNNNNNNNNNNNNNNNNNNNNNNNNNNNNNNNNNNNNNNNNNNNNNNNNNNNNNNNNNNNNNNNNNNNNNNNNNNNNNNNNNNNNNNNNNNNNNNNNNNNNNNNNNNNNNNNNNNNNNNNNNNNNNNNNNNNNNNNNNNNNNNNNNNNNNNNNNNNNNNNNNNNNNNNNNNNNNNNNNNNNNNNNNNNNNNNNNNNNNNNNNNNNNNNNNNNNNNNNNNNNNNNNNNNNNNNNNNNNNNNNNNNNNNNNNNNNNNNNNNNNNNNNNNNNNNNNNNNNNNNNNNNNNNNNNNNNNNNNNNNNNNNNNNNNNNNNNNNNNNNNNNNNNNNNNNNNNNNNNNNNNNNNNNNNNNNNNNNNNNNNNNNNNNNNNNNNNNNNNNNNNNNNNNNNNNNNNNNNNNNNNNNNNNNNNNNNNNNNNNNNNNNNNNNNNNNNNNNNNNNNNNNNNNNNNNNNNNNNNNNNNNNNNNNNNNNNNNNNNNNNNNNNNNNNNNNNNNNNNNNNNNNNNNNNNNNNNNNNNNNNNNNNNNNNNNNNNNNNNNNNNNNNNNNNNNNNNNNNNNNNNNNNNNNNNNNNNNNNNNNNNNNNNNNNNNNNNNNNNNNNNNNNNNNNNNNNNNNNNNNNNNNNNNNNNNNNNNNNNNNNNNNNNNNNNNNNNNNNNNNNNNNNNNNNNNNNNNNNNNNNNNNNNNNNNNNNNNNNNNNNNNNNNNNNNNNNNNNNNNNNNNNNNNNNNNNNNNNNNNNNNNNNNNNNNNNNNNNNNNNNNNNNNNNNNNNNNNNNNNNNNNNNNNNNNNNNNNNNNNNNNNNNNNNNNNNNNNNNNNNNNNNNNNNNNNNNNNNNNNNNNNNNNNNNNNNNNNNNNNNNNNNNNNNNNNNNNNNNNNNNNNNNNNNNNNNNNNNNNNNNNNNNNNNNNNNNNNNNNNNNNNNNNNNNNNNNNNNNNNNNNNNNNNNNNNNNNNNNNNNNNNNNNNNNNNNNNNNNNNNNNNNNNNNNNNNNNNNNNNNNNNNNNNNNNNNNNNNNNNNNNNNNNNNNNNNNNNNNNNNNNNNNNNNNNNNNNNNNNNNNNNNNNNNNNNNNNNNNNNNNNNNNNNNNNNNNNNNNNNNNNNNNNNNNNNNNNNNNNNNNNNNNNNNNNNNNNNNNNNNNNNNNNNNNNNNNNNNNNNNNNNNNNNNNNNNNNNNNNNNNNNNNNNNNNNNNNNNNNNNNNNNNNNNNNNNNNNNNNNNNNNNNNNNNNNNNNNNNNNNNNNNNNNNNNNNNNNNNNNNNNNNNNNNNNNNNNNNNNNNNNNNNNNNNNNNNNNNNNNNNNNNNNNNNNNNNNNNNNNNNNNNNNNNNNNNNNNNNNNNNNNNNNNNNNNNNNNNNNNNNNNNNNNNNNNNNNNNNNNNNNNNNNNNNNNNNNNNNNNNNNNNNNNNNNNNNNNNNNNNNNNNNNNNNNNNNNNNNNNNNNNNNNNNNNNNNNNNNNNNNNNNNNNNNNNNNNNNNNNNNNNNNNNNNNNNNNNNNNNNNNNNNNNNNNNNNNNNNNNNNNNNNNNNNNNNNNNNNNNNNNNNNNNNNNNNNNNNNNNNNNNNNNNNNNNNNNNNNNNNNNNNNNNNNNNNNNNNNNNNNNNNNNNNNNNNNNNNNNNNNNNNNNNNNNNNNNNNNNNNNNNNNNNNNNNNNNNNNNNNNNNNNNNNNNNNNNNNNNNNNNNNNNNNNNNNNNNNNNNNNNNNNNNNNNNNNNNNNNNNNNNNNNNNNNNNNNNNNNNNNNNNNNNNNNNNNNNNNNNNNNNNNNNNNNNNNNNNNNNNNNNNNNNNNNNNNNNNNNNNNNNNNNNNNNNNNNNNNNNNNNNNNNNNNNNNNNNNNNNNNNNNNNNNNNNNNNNNNNNNNNNNNNNNNNNNNNNNNNNNNNNNNNNNNNNNNNNNNNNNNNNNNNNNNNNNNNNNNNNNNNNNNNNNNNNNNNNNNNNNNNNNNNNNNNNNNNNNNNNNNNNNNNNNNNNNNNNNNNNNNNNNNNNNNNNNNNNNNNNNNNNNNNNNNNNNNNNNNNNNNNNNNNNNNNNNNNNNNNNNNNNNNNNNNNNNNNNNNNNNNNNNNNNNNNNNNNNNNNNNNNNNNNNNNNNNNNNNNNNNNNNNNNNNNNNNNNNNNNNNNNNNNNNNNNNNNNNNNNNNNNNNNNNNNNNNNNNNNNNNNNNNNNNNNNNNNNNNNNNNNNNNNNNNNNNNNNNNNNNNNNNNNNNNNNNNNNNNNNNNNNNNNNNNNNNNNNNNNNNNNNNNNNNNNNNNNNNNNNNNNNNNNNNNNNNNNNNNNNNNNNNNNNNNNNNNNNNNNNNNNNNNNNNNNNNNNNNNNNNNNNNNNNNNNNNNNNNNNNNNNNNNNNNNNNNNNNNNNNNNNNNNNNNNNNNNNNNNNNNNNNNNNNNNNNNNNNNNNNNNNNNNNNNNNNNNNNNNNNNNNNNNNNNNNNNNNNNNNNNNNNNNNNNNNNNNNNNNNNNNNNNNNNNNNNNNNNNNNNNNNNNNNNNNNNNNNNNNNNNNNNNNNNNNNNNNNNNNNNNNNNNNNNNNNNNNNNNNNNNNNNNNNNNNNNNNNNNNNNNNNNNNNNNNNNNNNNNNNNNNNNNNNNNNNNNNNNNNNNNNNNNNNNNNNNNNNNNNNNNNNNNNNNNNNNNNNNNNNNNNNNNNNNNNNNNNNNNNNNNNNNNNNNNNNNNNNNNNNNNNNNNNNNNNNNNNNNNNNNNNNNNNNNNNNNNNNNNNNNNNNNNNNNNNNNNNNNNNNNNNNNNNNNNNNNNNNNNNNNNNNNNNNNNNNNNNNNNNNNNNNNNNNNNNNNNNNNNNNNNNNNNNNNNNNNNNNNNNNNNNNNNNNNNNNNNNNNNNNNNNNNNNNNNNNNNNNNNNNNNNNNNNNNNNNNNNNNNNNNNNNNNNNNNNNNNNNNNNNNNNNNNNNNNNNNNNNNNNNNNNNNNNNNNNNNNNNNNNNNNNNNNNNNNNNNNNNNNNNNNNNNNNNNNNNNNNNNNNNNNNNNNNNNNNNNNNNNNNNNNNNNNNNNNNNNNNNNNNNNNNNNNNNNNNNNNNNNNNNNNNNNNNNNNNNNNNNNNNNNNNNNNNNNNNNNNNNNNNNNNNNNNNNNNNNNNNNNNNNNNNNNNNNNNNNNNNNNNNNNNNNNNNNNNNNNNNNNNNNNNNNNNNNNNNNNNNNNNNNNNNNNNNNNNNNNNNNNNNNNNNNNNNNNNNNNNNNNNNNNNNNNNNNNNNNNNNNNNNNNNNNNNNNNNNNNNNNNNNNNNNNNNNNNNNNNNNNNNNNNNNNNNNNNNNNNNNNNNNNNNNNNNNNNNNNNNNNNNNNNNNNNNNNNNNNNNNNNNNNNNNNNNNNNNNNNNNNNNNNNNNNNNNNNNNNNNNNNNNNNNNNNNNNNNNNNNNNNNNNNNNNNNNNNNNNNNNNNNNNNNNNNNNNNNNNNNNNNNNNNNNNNNNNNNNNNNNNNNNNNNNNNNNNNNNNNNNNNNNNNNNNNNNNNNNNNNNNNNNNNNNNNNNNNNNNNNNNNNNNNNNNNNNNNNNNNNNNNNNNNNNNNNNNNNNNNNNNNNNNNNNNNNNNNNNNNNNNNNNNNNNNNNNNNNNNNNNNNNNNNNNNNNNNNNNNNNNNNNNNNNNNNNNNNNNNNNNNNNNNNNNNNNNNNNNNNNNNNNNNNNNNNNNNNNNNNNNNNNNNNNNNNNNNNNNNNNNNNNNNNNNNNNNNNNNNNNNNNNNNNNNNNNNNNNNNNNNNNNNNNNNNNNNNNNNNNNNNNNNNNNNNNNNNNNNNNNNNNNNNNNNNNNNNNNNNNNNNNNNNNNNNNNNNNNNNNNNNNNNNNNNNNNNNNNNNNNNNNNNNNNNNNNNNNNNNNNNNNNNNNNNNNNNNNNNNNNNNNNNNNNNNNNNNNNNNNNNNNNNNNNNNNgaaaagaaacaacacacaACACTTTCCAGTTCAGCAATTAGCCTACATCTGGGGAGCAGATGGAACTACTCAACTTTCACTATCAAAGAGAATGATGGTTTTACAGTTCTATCACTCTTCACAAACAACAGAGAAGCACACAGCTTTTAATACTCCTCTATTTTCTCTCAAACAAAACTGCTGCAGTTATGCAGTTTTTCTTAACTACATATTGGGCAGTTATCACCCAACTCAAAACACCAAATAACCTCTACATATGGTTATTACATCTCTGTCCATTTAAAGACAGCAAACAACTACTTTGCTCCATACAAGGTTGAGTCAAAAAACAACAACCCATACCTCCCtgtaacagaaaaaaaacaaggaaacaacAATCAGATGATCCTCACTGAAGGaccaaaaagcaaaaagaagaacattCTTACACACTCAAACGGTCTTGCTCCGGAACGGCACCAGAGAGGTAGATGGCTTCTTCGAGGTCGCCTTGGATGGTTTTGGCGCTGGGATTCTTTTGCATTCCTTGATATCCGACGCCGTAGTAGGCGAAGAAGATTGCGACCTTGCGGCGTTTGAGGAGTTGCTTTTGGGTTGTGGCGGCGGTTTGTTCGTCGTCAGTGGTGGTGCTGGTACAAATAAACCttatgaaaatatcaaaaagaggaaaagaaattaggaAACATAAAGATGCATCCCCATCAAAACTAATGGTGAGAATGCGTCGTCTGGCAATAGTAGGGAGAAAGGCAATAAGACACATATAGAAATAAGGAATAGCACAAATCTGTATGACAATGATGAGGGGATTGTTTCTGATGTCAGAAAGATTTTCAGATGCCAATAATcgtaagaaaataaatagagAGTTGCAGAcccttttttgttgttatgtttCCAGACACTTCACAAGGTTAAGTAATATGTAGCTAAAGGTACCAAATATGAGGAAAAACGTAAACTATTTGACATTGCAAGGAGACTTGACATTTGCACACGCGGTATTACTCGTCATAACTTTTTCTTATTATGTTCCAGTTTTAGCTATGCACAAcccaaaatgagaaaataagaaaagaaaaactgcaCTTCAGTGCTAGCCCAACAATAGCTAAGGCTTGTTTGGTGATTATTAAGATGATTGGTTTTCAGTTTGAGACAGAAGCAAAATACatgagggagggagggaggtgGGAggtagtttttctttttaattttcatgcattcatcaccatcatcatcatcctccacCATCCTTCCTCCTATCTCCATGAAAACTAAGAACccaataaaaagagaaagcctTATTACCAGACAGGACCTAATATATTCGAGGAAGAAAATAACAGATTTTACACTTGACTCACTTGAATTGGAAATCCATTGTTGCTTTAGCTGCTTAATAATGCCAGAACAATTGTAGACACAACCCTAAGCCGAGTGCCAcaatatgagaagaaaagGTTATAACTCGCAGATACTGTATTTGCTAATCCAACATCCTCCACACAAACAGCCACAATGAAGCTTAATCATCTCTATTCTCATTCTCGGTATTAGCAGCTACACTGGGAGCAGTACTAACAATGCTACTAAAACAATCAATTTCcgaatatattgaaaattagaaTGAAGAATACATTATACCCAAATCCAGAAATCACATACACAATTAGAAGTACCATACCCTTACGAAATTTGAAGTACGAAATAAACAATTAGTTATTTCTGGAATAGTAGAATAACAGAGAAGTTGATTCATTCACATAACAGAGAAGCTCTTGAGACAAATGTAATTACTAACTGAAATTCATAATCCAAATGTATAATACAGTTTGCTCTAGGGTTCCAATTGATTCCCAAAGCCGAGCTTTCCGATTGCCGCAAAATAGAGGTAGGCCTACTTTCTTCTTATGTCttctctcttgttttgttttttgaacgTTAATCTGTATCTTTGTGATCATTATTGACTTTAATATTTGATGCTTTCATTATTTACATGTAAATTAAAATCGTTATAGTTGTTGAGAATTTGATGTAATACACGGAGTTCCTGAGTTCTTGAAATTAGTTTATATAatttgaatgatattttgtaGGTGTATACACATATTTGACTATacattagggtttagggttttatatAGGAGAATCGCTATAGTCAACATGTGTTTCTTTCCTAAAAAGTAGGAGTGTCTAACTAGTTTTTTCGATTTCATTAAAACATGGAAAGATCAAGGACATAAATGAAAGATGACCTAAAATTCAGGGTAGCACAATGAAGTTAATCTTTAAAACAACAACAGAACAAAACTAGTTTGGTTGTCAAAATTAGTCGCATAtgacattgtagaattttttttatgtattcatTGTGTATTTAAAAGAGATTTTTGTAGAGTTCAGATTCTCTAACCATGGAGATGGACTCACTTAAACGCCTGAGAAGCTTCATGATTGCGTTCTCAGCTATTTTAAGACATCATCTCACTGACGAAACTGACGAAGATCTCCATGCAACCCAAGTTGCCATGGAAACTCACAAACAACACCTCATGGCATTAGATGTCATCAAAAATTAAAGCTCCAGCAGATGTCATCGCAGTTAACATGCTTCGCAACGAGGGATGGATGAAGTATCGAAGTGGTTGCATGGCCCTATTCTCCGGATGACCAGAGGATTTGTGTTTTAGTATATACTCATGGAGTTCCAATACTCAATCGTCGATGAAGATGAAGCATATCGGTTTCGAATAGTTGCTTATAGATATTAATTTTGACAGCATAATAACTTGATGCTGTATCTAATTCAGACCAATGTCGAGCTTTCGAAAACATTGGTTTTACTTGATGTCATCACTGATAATCTGATATACTGTACAGAAATTACAAAAGGGAAAGATGCAATTGTCCTTCTGATGATAAAATCAGTATTGCACATTGGAATGGGGAATGATAATTGTTCCCTTGGATAGATTAGACGGAATCCCAACAACATTCTTCGCAATGGACGTGCTTTGTGCTGACTCTAGAGCTCGAGAAGCTTGCAGGGCCATTTCAGCATGGAGTTGCAGACATGTCATAGCCATCTAAGACAAGGAAAACATTGAGAAACAGGTTAAACAACGTTATAGAAAGTCTTCACTACTGCCTCATCCCAAGTATTTCATAATTGAAGGCCTACTTCTCTGCTCAGATATTGAATTTAATCTAAGAGTTCAAATAATGATCCCTAATTTCATTCTATTTTCTCAAACAAACGCCATGACTTTTGTTTCACCTATCATTTCTATAATGTCATTCAAACAATGCACGGCCCCATGTGAAGCGTCAGAGTTAGTTGCTTACCGAATAGCACTCTCTATCTGTGTCAGATTCAGTTACATGAAGAGCCCATGTGCGCACCCATTCAAGCCCGTTAGAAATTGCAGTATTGCCTTCAACTAAGGAGGTTGCTACATAAGAGGGATGAAGTGATAGCAATACGCATGAAGCCGCAAAAAGGGTAGATCTTCTGACATATGCTTCCTTGTGGAAACATATCTCCCTGCACAAAGGTAACACCATGGGATTCAGCGACATATAGAAGACAGTTCAGTACAAAAGCGCATTGTTGAAGCTGCTACTAGAAAACCACATCATTTCAGTTGTCACAAATTATCTTTGGGCCAGAGTTTTTCAAGGGTCTGGAAAAGTGGAAAGCATATTGAAATTACACATGCTGGTTATTGTGCAATACCTGGAACTTAGCATATCTAGAAGAGGGCCAGCCAGAGCAGATGCTTCCGGATGCATGGCTGCACATTTCATACAGACTCCGAGCATATAGATGAGTTTCCCAAGCACGATAAAATCTCTATCAAGAAGGTCGACACCTTGCCTTCTTTTATCAAACCCCTGCATGGCAGGAAGCATGAATGCTGCTGCATACACTGGAAACTTATTATGGGACCATTCTATTTGGCTTTTTCGTGCATTGGTTGATCTAAGGCTCCATTGACGTATCTTTCCTCTCCTAATCTGACCACGGTTTGGGGGTAGTTCCCTCTCATAACGATTTGTCCAGTTCAATAAAGAATTTGTTTCTGAAATCTCTTTCCAGGCACCAGCTCCAGGAGGTCCTATGTCACTAGGCAAGAACCAAGCTTGTGTCTCTGACGTGGTTGATATGAGGGCCCTAGTCTGATGTTTGGCCTTTATAATTTTAGTATCAGCAAGCTCCTGAGCCCCCTCAGTCATTACATCAAGAATCATTAAGCGCTGACTGATATCCACATTAGGTGAATATAATAGCTTGTTTAAAGTTTCAAGAGACTCCACTGGACATGTGACAAGCAAAGCAACCAATGTTCTTTGTCTTTTGTCTTCTGCTGAATCTTCCACACCTTCTATAGCCAAGTCAGAGCAACGAACCTGTACCAAGGTTCTAACAAGATCACTTGCTACAAACTTAAGCTCATCAGGTGAGGCTCGAACAAGTTTTTCAGAAACTTCAAGAGCCTTCTCCACCTGCAATATGCAACTACAAAGTGAAAATCTAGAAGAAAATTCGTACACAAGATTGTCACAACACAGATTGAATTGTCAAGGAAACTTCACTCTAATTATCCATGCCCCTTTTAATGCAACACCCTAGTTAATTATTTATTGCAAGGTGCCATGTAAAAACACATGTGCAGATTGTGTCATGTTTTCCCAAAGAATCTCACAAAcaccataaaaaaaatgaagatcatGTATACCACAAACTAAGTCTATTATTGTATtcttaaaatatatgaaaacaaaCTAATTTAATGTACTTAGTATACTTACCCCATCAGCATCATCAGATTTCCGAAGTGCCGCAACAACATCAACCAACtgtgaaaattttcttttcaaatctgCGTCATCATCTGATAAATCATATGGCTGTAAAGATGAGTCACTTGAGACATCAGAATTCACACTAACATCATCGTTGTCATCTTCATCAGAGACTGAATCATAATTCAGTATAACTGGATCAATGATCTCGTCTGGATCAACCACCTTGGGTTCAGATAATTTCCTACTTTTACTCTTCCCACTGGTTTTGTGGTTTAAGCCATCTCCCAGCACTGAGGTTGTAGATATTTCAGAATCTTTAATACCTTCTTCTAGGCTACTTGAGGTTCCCAGGGCTGCCCCTTTCTTAGGGGTAGACAACCCAAATTCCCAGTCGATGGTCTCCTCAGTTAGGCTGTCATCAAGATACAGTGGATTTTTTGGATCAATCACCTTGGAGAAAACTAAAGCAACACTGCTAGCCATCTTCCGTACTATATGATTAGGGCTCTGAAGCCTACCTGCCAGCAAATGACAAAAGATATAATAGAAGATAATAACCACTAACATTGCAAGACACTATACTAATAGTAAGGAGAAAGAAATTTACAGCTCACTCCTTGGAGAATTGATTGCATCACATCCTTAGTCTCATCCAGTTCCTCCTTCGACATCTGCTCTAGGGAAAGGCCTACACCAGCAGTTACATCTGATAAACACGATTAAGGaacaaaaaaactcaaaaagagcATTGTGGAACACAATCCGCAACAGGATTTGTTATAGTGATGTTATTTATACAGAAGTAGCTTCTACAACATTTTCTGTTGTAAAGATCAGGTATGAAGAATCATTTGCAATTTGCATCACAGACTACTTTGAGATGCtaggaaaagaaatgaagaaggaTACAAATTTGCTGCTCGACTGGGGCTGATTGTACAAACTCCCTTTTAGACCATACNNNNNNNNNNNNNNNNNNNNagagagagagagagactaacCTCACTGATATTTGGCATTTGAAAACTCGATGAAATAATAGCCAAAGAATCCAGTAAGCTTCAACATCACCCACTTGTTCAGTTGCAAGCTGATATAAAAGTTGCTCAGACATTCTTTCCACGGCATATGAATCTTTGATTGCTTGAATAAGATTCAACCAAAATAGGGAACCAGGGGATGATTCCAGAACATCTGAACCTAGTGACTCCATAGTGGACGATGACAAACTTCGGACATGCCTAAGAATCCTTGGAATTATTTCACTTAAAAGTACATCTGtgtaaaaaaaacataaaaagattcTGTCACATAAAAGTATCCTACAAGAGTATTCCGTTGATCAGTTTAATGCTGAACAAGAGAACATAATTGCTTCCTATTTTGTTAAGTGGAACCATGCACTATCAAACAGAAGACTGTTTTCAAAAGGGGAAGCACATAAACTATATATCTAGTTCCAGTGCTTGAAACTATAACAGTTACCTACAGATCCACGTCGACATATACGAGAAAATGTTTCCCCGACAAACAGCAAGGTCCAGTTCATGTCAGTATTATAGAAAGCTCCTTCATCTAACATCTCCAAATTCCCTTCTTCTGCTAGAGAAAGAAGCTGAATGGTAACTTCCTTGAAGAACAAACTATAGTACTTTGTCAAGAATAAACAGGATGAAGATAGTAACAAAAAATGATTGATCTAACTTCAGCAGCTATATGACATTTCTACCTCCATTTAAGTCAAATTTCCAGAATGGTCAAAATATAACATTTAAGTATGTATCATCTAGCACACACTTGGCAAAAACATACACAATTTCATGAACTCAATTATCCGGCAGAAGAGATTAAAGGATACTGTGACGAAAGAGAAGTTGGGGCTCTCAATTTTGCTTTGTCAGGTAT from Fragaria vesca subsp. vesca unplaced genomic scaffold, FraVesHawaii_1.0 scf0513067, whole genome shotgun sequence harbors:
- the LOC101302720 gene encoding uncharacterized protein LOC101302720; the encoded protein is MCLIAFLPTIARRRILTISFDGDASLCFLISFPLFDIFIRFICTSTTTDDEQTAATTQKQLLKRRKVAIFFAYYGVGYQGMQKNPSAKTIQGDLEEAIYLSGAVPEQDRLSVEVWVVVF
- the LOC101305908 gene encoding LOW QUALITY PROTEIN: telomere length regulation protein TEL2 homolog (The sequence of the model RefSeq protein was modified relative to this genomic sequence to represent the inferred complete CDS: substituted 1 base at 1 genomic stop codon), whose translation is MENGSKRRIEVEIKVLDKVGEVISELNKAKHADQVISALHSLAVLLFPLDPSLFSGAVGERCREQVLSVAAPSAEERSEWWKAFYRGAAFRTFARVLLTDVASNWLACFPFSARKHVYDVFFVNGLVTEVVQVLVPCLQQSGSSDVDVNAVQSNTERLLVLSLLENKGVLQMAREFGGPFRSEENLKSTVSRVAQIVASIPDKAKLRAPTSLSSHLFFKEVTIQLLSLAEEGNLEMLDEGAFYNTDMNWTLLFVGETFSRICRRGSVDVLLSEIIPRILRHVRSLSSSTMESLGSDVLESSPGSLFWLNLIQAIKDSYAVERMSEQLLYQLATEQVGDVEAYWILWLLFHRVFKCQISVRWSKREFVQSAPVEQQLFLSFFVPXSCLSDVTAGVGLSLEQMSKEELDETKDVMQSILQGVSCRLQSPNHIVRKMASSVALVFSKVIDPKNPLYLDDSLTEETIDWEFGLSTPKKGAALGTSSSLEEGIKDSEISTTSVLGDGLNHKTSGKSKSRKLSEPKVVDPDEIIDPVILNYDSVSDEDDNDDVSVNSDVSSDSSLQPYDLSDDDADLKRKFSQLVDVVAALRKSDDADGVEKALEVSEKLVRASPDELKFVASDLVRTLVQVRCSDLAIEGVEDSAEDKRQRTLVALLVTCPVESLETLNKLLYSPNVDISQRLMILDVMTEGAQELADTKIIKAKHQTRALISTTSETQAWFLPSDIGPPGAGAWKEISETNSLLNWTNRYERELPPNRGQIRRGKIRQWSLRSTNARKSQIEWSHNKFPVYAAAFMLPAMQGFDKRRQGVDLLDRDFIVLGKLIYMLGVCMKCAAMHPEASALAGPLLDMLSSREICFHKEAYVRRSTLFAASCVLLSLHPSYVATSLVEGNTAISNGLEWVRTWALHVTESDTDRECYSMAMTCLQLHAEMALQASRALESAQSTSIAKNVVGIPSNLSKGTIIIPHSNVQY